From a single Tursiops truncatus isolate mTurTru1 chromosome 20, mTurTru1.mat.Y, whole genome shotgun sequence genomic region:
- the SOX9 gene encoding transcription factor SOX-9: MNLLDPFMKMTDEQEKGLSGAPSPSMSEDSAGSPCPSGSGSDTENTRPQENTFPKGEPDLKKESEEDKFPVCIREAVSQVLKGYDWTLVPMPVRVNGSSKNKPHVKRPMNAFMVWAQAARRKLADQYPHLHNAELSKTLGKLWRLLNESEKRPFVEEAERLRVQHKKDHPDYKYQPRRRKSVKNGQAEAEEATEQTHISPNAIFKALQADSPHSSSGMSEVHSPGEHSGQSQGPPTPPTTPKTDVQPGKADLKREGRPLPEGGRQPPIDFRDVDIGELSSDVISNIETFDVNEFDQYLPPNGHPGVPATHGQVTYTGSYGISSTAATPAGASHVWMSKQQAPPPPPQAPPPAPPAPPQPPAQAPPQPSAQAPPQPPAQAHTLTTLSSEPGQAQRTHIKTEQLSPSHYSEQQQHSPQQIAYSPFSLPHYSPSYPPITRSQYDYTDHQNSGSYYSHAAGQGSGLYSTFTYMNPAQRPMYTPIADTSGVPSIPQTHSPQHWEQPVYTQLTRP, from the exons ATGAATCTCCTGGACCCCTTCATGAAGATGACCGACGAGCAGGAGAAGGGCCTGTCCggcgcccccagcccctccatgTCCGAGGACTCGGCGGGCTCGCCCTGCCCTTCGGGCTCCGGCTCCGACACCGAGAACACGCGGCCCCAGGAGAACACGTTCCCCAAGGGCGAGCCGGACCTGAAGAAGGAGAGCGAAGAAGACAAGTTCCCCGTGTGCATCCGCGAGGCCGTCAGCCAGGTGCTCAAGGGCTACGACTGGACGCTGGTACCCATGCCGGTGCGCGTCAACGGCTCGAGCAAGAACAAGCCGCACGTCAAGCGGCCCATGAACGCCTTCATGGTGTGGGCGCAGGCGGCGCGCAGGAAGCTCGCCGACCAGTACCCACACCTGCACAACGCCGAGCTCAGCAAGACGCTGGGCAAACTCTGGAG acTGCTGAATGAGAGCGAGAAGCGGCCCTTCGTGGAGGAGGCGGAGCGGCTGCGCGTGCAGCACAAGAAGGACCACCCGGATTACAAGTACCAGCCGCGGCGGAGGAAGTCGGTGAAGAACGGCCAGGCGGAGGCCGAGGAGGCCACAGAGCAGACGCACATCTCCCCCAACGCCATCTTCAAGGCGCTGCAGGCCGACTCGCCGCACTCCTCCTCCGGCATGAGCGAGGTCCACTCCCCCGGCGAGCACTCCG GGCAATCGCAGGGTCCACCGACGCCACCCACCACCCCCAAAACCGACGTGCAGCCGGGCAAGGCTGACCTGAAGCGAGAGGGGCGCCCACTGCCAGAGGGGGGCAGACAGCCCCCCATCGACTTCCGCGACGTGGACATCGGCGAGCTGAGCAGCGACGTCATCTCCAACATCGAGACCTTCGACGTGAATGAGTTCGACCAGTACCTGCCGCCCAATGGCCACCCGGGGGTGCCGGCCACGCACGGCCAGGTCACCTACACGGGCAGCTACGGCATCAGCAGCACAGCTGCCACCCCGGCGGGCGCTAGCCACGTGTGGATGTCCAAGCAGcaggcgccgccgccgcccccgcagGCGCCCCCGCCGGCCCCGCCGGCGCCCCCGCAGCCGCCCGCGCAGGCGCCCCCCCAGCCGTCCGCGCAGGCGCCCCCGCAGCCGCCCGCGCAGGCGCACACGCTGACCACGCTGAGCAGCGAGCCGGGCCAGGCCCAGCGAACGCACATCAAGACGGAGCAGCTGAGTCCCAGCCACTACAGCGAGCAGCAGCAGCACTCGCCTCAGCAGATCGCCTACAGCCCCTTCAGCCTCCCGCACTACAGCCCGTCCTACCCGCCCATCACCCGCTCGCAGTACGACTACACTGACCACCAGAACTCCGGCTCCTACTACAGCCATGCGGCGGGCCAGGGCTCCGGCCTCTACTCCACCTTCACCTACATGAACCCGGCGCAGCGGCCCATGTACACCCCCATCGCCGACACCTCCGGGGTCCCTTCCATCCCGCAGACCCACAGCCCCCAGCACTGGGAACAGCCCGTCTACACACAGCTCACCAGACCTTGA